From the genome of uncultured Bacteroides sp.:
GAATTTTCATATATAACAGACGAGTAAGGAGAATTATCTGCATAAAAACTTTTTGATTCTGAAAACATTATGGCAGGATCTGTATAATTACCATTACCAGAATATGGAGTAGGAAGCCAAAGATTGCTTTCTCTTCCATAATTATCATATTCTTGTATCATTACTAAATCCTTTCCTGGAGTAAAATCTTTTTGTACTATCTGAACCGGGCGACCTAAACCATCATAATATTGAATTACATCCATATATTTTGTACCGGTTGAATCTGTCATGGTACGAGACAGAATATAATTTTGAGTATTTGATTGGGCATAAGAACTTTCTGTTACAACAAAGAATAAAAACAAAGAAAATATTATAAATATTCTATATTCAGATAATTTTATAGTTAGTTTGTCCGATCTCATAAAGCATTCTTTTTAATTTTGTTTGGCAATTTTTTCTCCATATACTTTATCATTAACCACAATTCGAAGCAAGTACTCACCTAGTTGAAAACCATCCAAGGCAATAGCTTCCTGATAAAAACCTTCAGACTGCTTCGTTTTAGGGTAATTGACCAATAATCGTCCTTGCATATCATATAATGAAATAGCTACATCTGCCTGCTGGTTAAGATTATATTCTATAGAAATGCTATTACTTCCCTTTTCTATATAAACATTATAATTAATTACTTCTTTATTGGGATTATTCCCTGAAGAATTATCATTACCGCCTGATGAATCTTTTCCTTTTTTATTTTCCTTTTCAATTTCTTCCAATCTTGCCAGATTTTTAGGATCATTATTCAGGTAGTTATGTTTATCAGGCGAATAGAAAAAAGCTGTATTAAAATGCTTAAGAGGTTTTTAATTCTTGCAGGTAATGCTTTCTACTGTTTCAAAAATTGGATAACGGTAGCCGTCCGCATACCATCTGTAAGTTTCAACCAGCATATACACACTGTCATTGTTTAAATGATAATCGATGCTATCAATATTTACCACAGGCCGGATAACAGAATCTCTTTGTACATAGGGAATCATCTTTTCTGCAATCTTTTTCAGAGAACGAACTCGCAGCACATGCTGCAAAGTATCTCCATTGGGAAGGATAATCATTCCATAAGCATCTCCCCATGTTACAGTCTTTCCATATGATGTCAGATCAAGGCGAAAACAATAATTACCAGTTCCATAAAAATACCCCTCAATCCTTTTCTGATAAGAGAAAGGGAAAGTAAGAAGTAACTCCGGCTTTTGGTTATTTATCAATGTTGTAGGATTCTCGTAGCCTAAAGAATAAAGAGAATCATTTCTTAACTGATAATGATAAAGTGTGTTATGTTCACAACCGGTAAAAACAGAATCTCCTTCAGACTGTTCATAAGACAATTCATATTTTTCATTGACAGCTTCTTGCTTACTAAAATCCCAGAGTACATTTGCTCCAGCTCTACCGGGGTGTTTATACTTAACCTGTTGTTTGGTTATTACATCTTCACCACGAAACATATTATATTCTTTTTGAAGCACATTCTGGGCAACAATAAAAAAAGAATTTAAAAAAAACAAGAAAAAGAATAGTAGCTTATAAATATTAATTTTCATACAACACATAATCTTTGATTAAATATTAAGTTCTAAAGAGCTATTATCGTAAGTTGGCTAGGATAAGTGATAGTATAGTCACTTGGAACATTTAAAATCTTTATCCAGACATTTTCTTTACTAGTAGAACCAGTTGTCTTAGAATATTTAAAATTCACACTACTTTCTCCTTCGGGTAAAGTAATCTCTATATTATTAGTCCCAGATAATAGAGAGTATGATTTACCTGCAATATAAAAAGATATGCTATTATTACTTGGGAGTGATATTCTATCAGTTCCTAACTCTAATGTTAATATAGTACTTTTTACACATTTTATCTTTGCAGATAAGTTATATTCCCCTGAGGAGTTAGATGTTTGACTAATATTATAAAAGAATATTGGACATTTTACTAAAATAGAATTCTCAATAGTTTTTGTTGTTCCATTAAATTTATCTTTTACTGTAGAGGTTATAATATGTGTACCAACTTCTGAAAAATTCACAAAAAAATCTTTATCCGTTCCTGTTAATGTTTTCGTTGGCGACTTTAACATCCAATTATAAGTAAAGCTACCAGACCCTGTTCCTTCTTTTATTATTGCTTTAAAATTTGTAGTACTCCCCAATGCGAATGAATCAGCTGGGTCTATATTAAATTCAATTGGTAAGGGAGGATTTACTACAAAAGAAAGTTCTTTACTGACAATTTGGTTAAGACCTATATCGCTAACTACACATGTAAGCTTCATGTTTCCAATCTCTTCAAATGCTAAAGAAAAATCTCGACTTACTCCAGTTATAGTTTTGGTCGGTGTTACCAATATCCAATTATATTTATAATTTAAAGA
Proteins encoded in this window:
- a CDS encoding T9SS type A sorting domain-containing protein, with the translated sequence MEEIEKENKKGKDSSGGNDNSSGNNPNKEVINYNVYIEKGSNSISIEYNLNQQADVAISLYDMQGRLLVNYPKTKQSEGFYQEAIALDGFQLGEYLLRIVVNDKVYGEKIAKQN